Proteins found in one Plasmodium coatneyi strain Hackeri chromosome 10, complete sequence genomic segment:
- a CDS encoding BIS(5'-nucleosyl)-tetraphosphatase (Diadenosine tetraphosphatase), translating into MRNNIIKAYGILLCRVLYSGTRKLLDDNSKIQFLFLKASYGKKHWTPPKGLHENNEDGLDTALRETLEETGLDKDKYKLLNYQKTLKYMVDDSLKETTYYLALLLNNEECITLSDEHTDYKWIHSDESVTYSLPESLTDLLINAEDFLKNNGEMIMS; encoded by the exons ATGag gaaCAACATTATAAAAGCCTATGGCATTCTGCTATGTAGAGTCCTGTACAGTGGAACAAGAAAACTTTTAGATGATAATTCAAAAATtcagtttttatttttaaaggcaTCGTACGGTAAAAAACATTGGACTCCTCCAAAAG GTCTGCACGAAAATAACGAAGATGGGTTAGACACTGCCCTCAGAGAAACGCTGGAGGAAACGGGACTGGATAAGGACAAGTACAAGTTACTAAATTATCAAAAG aCTCTAAAATATATGGTCGATGATAGTTTAAAGGAGACCACCTATTATCTGGCGCTTCTGCTGAACAACGAGGAATGCATCACTTTATCAGATGAACACACGGATTATAA GTGGATCCACAGTGACGAGTCTGTCACGTATTCCCTCCCCGAGTCTCTAACCGATTTGCTCATAAACGCCGAGGATTTTTTGAAGAACAACGGAGAGATGATCATGTCGTAA
- a CDS encoding Phosphomethylpyrimidine kinase: MEGVSNILSIAGSDSCGGAGIQADIKTAMGLGCHCCTALVVLTAQNTKEVKRIVEIEESFIVEQLDSIFTDVPIDVVKLGVLYSKKIISLVCEYIVDVNKKRGKKLLVVFDPVFVSSSGCLLVENLEYIKFALNLICPISCIITPNFYECKVILEALDCRVDLSKANMTELCKLVTDKLDINACLFKSCNVGEISTEENEVYAVDHLCIRKVGSTLAGEVVQRDAGLLEQSPPGGVTYLYDVYKLRSKRKPGLDVHGTGCTLSTAIACYLAKKHNILQSCIESKKYIYNCIRYAYPLGSKSPGLNHLKASQELPTFTDLDVIPIVQDSP, translated from the coding sequence ATGGAAGGCGTAAGCAACATTTTAAGCATAGCGGGGAGTGACAGTTGTGGTGGGGCGGGCATACAGGCAGATATAAAAACTGCAATGGGGTTAGGATGCCACTGTTGTACTGCTTTGGTCGTATTAACAGCCCAGAACACGAAGGAGGTTAAAAGGATTGTAGAAATTGAGGAAAGCTTCATTGTGGAGCAGTTGGATAGCATTTTTACAGATGTGCCCATCGACGTGGTGAAGCTAGGAGTTTTATATtcaaagaaaattatttcactAGTTTGTGAGTACATAGTAGATGTGaacaaaaagaggggaaaaaaactgcTTGTAGTTTTCGATCCAGTGTTTGTATCAAGTTCTGGATGCCTGCTAGTGGAAAATCTGGAATACATAAAATTTGCCCTTAATTTAATATGTCCAATAAGCTGTATAATTACCCCTAATTTTTACGAGTGTAAAGTCATTCTGGAGGCACTAGATTGCCGAGTCGATTTATCCAAGGCGAACATGACTGAGCTGTGCAAATTGGTGACGGACAAATTGGACATAAATGCCTGTTTGTTTAAGAGCTGCAATGTGGGGGAAATTTCCACGGAGGAAAATGAGGTGTATGCAGTCGACCATTTGTGTATCAGGAAGGTTGGAAGTACACTTGCTGGGGAAGTAGTACAGAGGGATGCAGGTTTACTGGAACAATCCCCACCAGGGGGAGTAACCTACCTATATGATGTGTACAAACTAAGGTCTAAGAGGAAGCCAGGGCTAGACGTACACGGAACGGGGTGTACCCTATCCACAGCCATAGCGTGCTACTTGGCAAAAAAGCATAACATTTTGCAATCTTGCATAGAGTCCAAAAAGTACATTTACAACTGTATCAGATATGCCTACCCGTTAGGGAGTAAAAGTCCGGGGTTGAATCATTTGAAGGCATCTCAGGAGTTGCCAACTTTTACGGACCTCGACGTTATACCCATTGTTCAGGATTCCCCTTAG
- a CDS encoding Protein phosphatase 2c translates to MNPNEGSEEKAAQEGAQGGEPKGVQMGEQKDPSKVAQSSEQNITPQGTETGPQKTDQRRPSQGDPKQDNANANKEDTEKTVKDYNNINDMISYIIKVGVWEMYTYEWLMNRKTFLYYNTYVENYFFYDKNNNLTPFNEKYFFLYVITFDNTDFVASFFFKKNEKKNNVKKIKLSSYTKTMQGRRKKQEDRYTVINDMTKYIDAYDYKTLFFYKRNPFYCFSVIDGHRGIKACEYCMTHIVKNIIYYFYNQDNVRQDEFKLGSSSATKDNKQAPSGGESCAEKGSTHKREVQGTTAKGQTQEGIQKDENKRCDDSSSTGCSRQDSSTGDEKKDSPSRSNTQESEKEEGRSKDKRVMSKEQISKTKKRRIDSSDITESEENPSERESEDDDKKRNGGKVSPDSDGNFRKEKDECNPTSITEDKAKTTIANTSAGGQKKLVFLEDLTDEEIMNCIKLAFLRTDEQFLKISKFPNHGCTVISLIVIKNKMFIANLGDCRAIGIVNVNNTLKAEMLSQDHKPNEPRERERIKKMGGEVICMQNVFRVKANAKKTTSDPSNLLDRLPMKEEVYLAVSRAIGDKDFKENNVVSALPDVVCRELCDGDKGNKESENENENETVECSDPTVRVQVEENYFKEGEPFFFSPDEMNYLFVVLACDGVWDTLSNKDVAQILQTYQHDPDKACSEIIKTAFACGSQDNITAILLKFY, encoded by the exons ATGAATCCCAACGAGGGATCCGAGGAGAAGGCAGCCCAAGAGGGCGCACAGGGGGGTGAACCAAAGGGGGTTCAGATGGGTGAGCAGAAGGACCCATCAAAGGTAGCCCAAAGCAGTGAACAGAATATCACACCGCAAGGTACCGAAACGGGTCCACAGAAGACTGATCAGAGGAGGCCCTCCCAAGGTGACCCCAAACAGGACAATGCTAACGCGAACAAAGAAGACACGGAGAAAACCGTAAAGGACTACAATAACATTAATGACATGATCAGCTACATTATTAAAGTCGGAGTGTGggaaatgtatacatacgaGTGGCTAATGAATaggaaaaccttcctttactACAATACGTACGTAGagaattatttcttttacgACAAAAACAACAATTTGACGCCATTTAATGagaagtacttttttttatatgtaattACATTTGATAACACCGATTTTgtagctagctttttttttaaaaaaaatgaaaaaaaaaataacgtaaaaaaaataaaattaagtaGTTACACAAAAACCAtgcaaggaaggagaaaaaaacaggaagatAGGTATACAGTCATTAACGACATGACAAAGTATATAGATGCTTATGATTACaaaactttatttttttataagagAAATccattttattgtttttccGTAATTGATGGACACCGAGGTATAAAGGCGTGCGAATATTGTATGACTCAcattgtgaaaaatattatttactACTTTTATAATCAAGACAATGTCAGACAGGATGAATTTAAACTTGGCTCCTCGTCTGCCACGAAGGATAATAAGCAGGCTCCCTCTGGTGGTGAAAGTTGCGCGGAGAAGGGCAGTACGCATAAAAGGGAGGTCCAAGGCACGACGGCCAAAGGACAAACCCAGGAAGGAATccaaaaggatgaaaataaaaggtgTGATGATAGCAGTTCCACAGGCTGCTCCCGCCAGGACTCTTCCACAGgggatgaaaagaaagacTCCCCGTCACGTAGCAACACACAAGAGagcgaaaaggaggaaggtagAAGCAAGGACAAACGCGTGATGtcaaaggaacaaatttcaaaaactaagaagagaagaatagACAGCAGCGACATTACAGAGAGTGAAGAAAATCCATCAGAGAGGGAAAGCGAAGATGACGATAAGAAGCGTAACGGAGGAAAGGTAAGCCCCGATTCTGATGGAAACTtcaggaaagaaaaggacgaGTGTAACCCTACCTCCATAACGGAGGATAAAGCAAAAACAACAATCGCCAATACCAGTGCAGGGGGCCAAAAAAAACTTGTATTTTTAGAAGACCTCACAGATGAAGAAATCATGAATTGTATAAAACTCGCCTTCTTAAGAACAGACGAACAGTTCCTTAAAATTTCCAAATTTCCTAATCATGGCTGCACGGTGATTTCCCTCATTGttataaagaacaaaatgttcATTGCCAACCTTGGGGATTGTCGGGCCATAGGCATCGTCAATGTGAACAACACGTTG AAAGCGGAAATGCTATCGCAGGACCATAAGCCTAATGAACCCAGGGAAAGGGAgcggataaaaaaaatgggaggtGAAGTCATCTGCATGCAGAACGTATTCAGGGTTAAGGCTAACGCGAAGAAG ACCACTTCGGACCCTTCCAATTTGCTGGATCGTTTGCCcatgaaggaggaagtttACCTTGCGG TTTCCAGAGCCATAGGAGACAAGGACTTCAAAGAGAACAACGTGGTGTCAGCCCTGCCGGATGTCGTTTGCAGAGAGCTGTGCGACGGAGACAAAGGGAACAAGGAAtcggaaaatgaaaacgaaaatgaaacTGTTGAATGTTCCGACCCGACGGTAAGAGtccaagtggaagaaaacTATTTCAAAGAAGGTgaaccatttttcttttccccggACGAGATGAATTACCTGTTTGTTGTTTTGGCTTGTGATGGAGTGTGGGACACCCTGTCCAATAAG GACGTGGCCCAGATTTTGCAAACCTACCAGCACGACCCGGACAAGGCCTGCAGcgaaattataaaaacgGCGTTTGCCTGCGGAAGTCAG GATAACATAACcgccattttgttaaaattttactGA
- a CDS encoding 40S ribosomal protein S9, whose product MPKSYRNYSKTARNPKRPFEKERLDQELKLIGEYGLKNKREIWRVQYLLAKIRSAARYLLTLDEKSSKRIFQGEALLRRMVRQGLLGENEEKLDYVLGLTLPKLLERRLQTKVFKLGLAKSVHHARVLIRQRHIRVGKQMVDIPSFLVRVDSEKHIDFATTSPFGGSRPGRVKRKTLKNQKEKNEEENN is encoded by the exons ATGCCGAAGAGTTACAGGAATTACTCCAAAACGGCTAGGAACCCAAAGCGTCCCTttgaaaag GAACGTTTAGACCAGGAGTTGAAGCTAATCGGTGAATACGGACTTAAGAACAAGAGGGAAATATGGAG AGTGCAATACCTTCTAGCAAAAATCCGATCAGCTGCCAGGTATCTGTTAACCCTAGACGAAAAAAGCTCCAAGAGAATATTCCAAGGAGAGGCCCTACTAAGAAGAATGGTGCGTCAAGGATTACTgggagaaaatgaagaaaagttAGATTACGTGTTAGGGTTGACTTTACCTAAATTGTTGGAGAGAAGATTGCAGACAAAGGTTTTTAAATTAGGGTTAGCCAAGTCAGTGCATCATGCTAGAGTACTAATACGACAGAGACATATCCGAGTGGGAAAACAAATGGTggatattccttccttcttagttCGTGTGGATTCTGAGAAGCACATTGACTTCGCCACAACGTCTCCCTTTGGAGGTTCCAGACCAGGAAGGGTCAAGAGAAAGACTTTGAAAAaccaaaaggagaagaatgaggaggaaaataactGA